The Hippocampus zosterae strain Florida chromosome 11, ASM2543408v3, whole genome shotgun sequence genome includes the window cattcgcactcacactcacaccaagggacaatttagagtgttcaatcagcctgccatgcatatttttggaatgtgggaggaaaccggagcacccggagaaaacccacgcaggcccgggagaacatgcaaactccacacagggaggcaggagctggaatcgaacccggtgcctctgcactgtgaagccgacgtgctaaccactggactaccgggccgccctcacatctataatcattatatattcttcattaggtgctcacttttgcttgctgtactgtgtgaaaggttagggtcgcaaccacctttccgaggacgtggttgggaagagataactgttaagactaaacagtgagcaagggtgaacagtgaatggagacatcaacaccagctgcaacgtgatgtttatgtgacatttgcacacatgtacgtaaattgcaatcacatacacacacatagtcaaacaagttcagtgtgtgttcaacagcccccaccctttaggttggacacacctatgtagtagctttcccaataaatgaggaggtgaagggggagatcgttagggttacgtgccgagaactgaaaccgaacgcttctcctcgttccctcctggtaccagaatcgagtctcctgtctcctccttttggttattcctgagtgtcaaattggaccaacctgacaggcgttttggacgaaatttttagccgaaaaaaaacgaccatgtatagtaaggcgtttttagccgaaaaaaacgaccatgtatactaaggcgtttttagccgaaaaaaacgaccatgtatagtaaggcttttttagctgaaaaaaacgaccatgtatagtaaggcttttttagacgaaaaaaaacgaccatgtatagggagtcgtttttataaaaaaaaacccgaccatgtatcgtaaggcgtttttgactgaaaaaaacgaccatatatattaaggcgtttttgaccccaaaaaaacgaccatgtatagtaaggcgtttttagacgaaaaaaacgaccatgtatactaaggcgtttttagccgaaaaaaaacgaccatgtatagtaaggcttttttagctgaaaaaaacgaccatgtatagtaaggcgtttttgaccgaaaaaaacgaccatgtatagtaaggcttttttagacgaaaaaaaacgaccatgtatagtgaggcgtttttagccgaaaaaaacgaccatgtatagggagtcgtttttataaaaaaaaaaacgacgatgtatagtaaggtgttttggacgaaatttttagccgaaaaaaacaaccatgtatactaaggcgtttttgactgaaaaaaacgaccatgtatagtaaggcgtttttagccgaaaaaaacgaccatgtatactaaggcgtttttgaccgaaaaaaacgaccatgtatagtaaggcttttttagccgaaaaaaacgaccatgtatactaaggcgtttttagccgaaaaaaacgaccatgtatagtaaggcttttttagctgaaaaaaacgaccatgtatagtaaggcttttttagacgaaaaaaaacgaccatgtatagggagtcgtttttataaaaaaaaacccgaccatgtatcgtaaggcgtttttgactgaaaaaaaacgaccatatatattaaggcgtttttgaccccaaaaaaaacgaccatgtatagtaaggcgtttttagacgaaaaaaacgaccatgtatactaaggcgtttttagccgaaaaaaaacgaccatgtatagtaaggcttttttagctgaaaaaaacgaccatgtatagtaaggcgtttttgaccgaaaaaaacgaccatgtatagtaaggcttttttagacgaaaaaaaacgaccatgtatagtgaggcgtttttagccgaaaaaaacgaccatgtatagggagtcgtttttataaaaaaaaaaacgacgatgtatagtaaggtgttttggatgaaatttttagccgaaaaaaacaaccatgtatactaaggcgtttttgactgaaaaaaacgaccatgtatagtaaggcgtttttagccgaaaaaaacgaccatgtatactaaggcgtttttgaccgaaaaaaacgaccatgtatagtaaggcttttttagacgaaaaaaaacgaccatgtatagtaaggcgtttttgacccccaaaaaacgaccatgtatagtgaggcgtttttagccgaaaaaaacgaccatgtatagtaaggcgtttttgacccccaaaaaacgaccatgtatagtgaggcgtttttagacgaaaaaaacgaccatgtatagtaagacgtttttagccgaaaaaaaccgaccatgtatagtaatgcgtttttagccgaaaaaaacgaccatgtatagtaaggcttatTGGACGaagtttttggccgaaaaaaacaaccatgtatactaaggcgtttttagccgaaaaaaaacgaccatgtatagggagtcgtttttataaaaaaaaaacgaccatgtatagtaaggcgtttttagccgaaaaaaatgactatgtagagtaaggcgttttcagccgaaaaaaacgaccatgtatagtaaggcgtttttagccgaaaaaaacgaccatgtatactaaggcgtttttgaccgaaaaaaacgaccatgtatactaaggcgtttttagccgaaaaaaaccccaccatgtatagggagtcgtttttataaaaaaaaacccgaccatgtatcgtaaggcgtttttgactgaaaaaaaacgaccatatatattaaggcgtttttgaccccaaaaaaacgaccatgtatagtaaggcgtttttgacccccaaaaaacgaccatgtatagtgaggcgtttttagacgaaaaaaacgaccatgtataataagacgtttttagccgaaaaaaaccgaccatctatagtaatgcgtttttagccgaaaaaaacgaccatgtatagtaaggcttatTGGAcgaagtttttagccgaaaaaaacaaccatgtatactaaggcgtttttagccgaaaaaaacgaccatgtatagggagtcgttttaataaaaaaaaaacgaccatgtatagtaaggcgtttttgacccccaaaaaacgaccatgtatagtgaggcgtttttagccgaaaaaaatgaccatgtatagtaagacgtttttagccgaaaaaaaacgaccatgtatagtaatgcgtttttagccaaaaaaaacgaccatgtatagtaaggctttttggacgaaatttttagccgaaaaaaacaaccatgtatactaaggcgtttttagccgaaaaaaaccaccatgtatagggagtcgtttttataaaaaaaaaaacaaccatgtatactaaggcgttttagccgaaaaaaacgaccatgtatagtaaggcgtttttgactgaaaaaaacgaccatgtatagtaaggcgtttttagccgaaaaaaacgaccatgtatagtaaggcgttattagccgaaaaaaaccgaccatgtatagtaaggcgtttttgaccgaaaaaaaagaccatgtatagtaaggcgtttttagccgaaaaaaacaaccatgtatagtaaggcgtttttagctgaaaaaaaccccaccatgtatagggagtcgtttttataaaaaataaaataaaacgaccatgtatagaaaggcgtttttgacccaaaaaacgaccatggatagtaaggcgtttttagccgaaaaaaaacgaccatgtatagggagtcgtttttataaaaaaaaaacgaccatgtatagtaaggcgtttttagccgaaaaaaaacgaccatgtatagtgaggcgtttttgaccccaaaaaaacgaccatgtatagtaaggcttttttagccgaaaaaaaacgaccatgtatagtaaggcttttttagccgaaaaaaacaaccatgtttcgtaaggcgtttttggatgaactttttagccgaaaagaaaaatgaccatgtatcgtaaggcgtttttagccgaaaaaattaataaatgtcattgtctttattttatgtttaatttgacaTTCAACACTCCAAACCTTTTTGTGGGGATGAATTGTTCACTATTTGCCAAATTGTATTGTCAGTGGAATTGAGTTGGAATTGAGCAGTGCACGTATCGCAAATCCAAACAAGACAGTCAACTGAATGACCGCTTGTATCTTGAAAGGTGCCTCTCAAAACATGATCTAGTAGCTTCCATAAGACCTGTCCGCAGTTTGTGTGCGTCCAGCAAGCTTTTTACAACTTCCCGCTGTGTAATCCTCTGTGCAGCAGTAATCCTGGCTGCCTCTTACATGGCATAATGCACGGTCATTTGGGCTGTTTGACGTATTATTCCCTGTCTGTTTCTCTTTTGATAGCCATTGAAAGTGTGTCACGATTTCctctcaatgaaaaaaaaaaaggtatttatgGAGGGATTGATTGAGCCTTGTATCCCTTGTCAACGCTTTTAAAACTTATCCAAAAACTTGATTACACGCATGTTGTGAAGCCAAACCAGACGAGTTCTGATGCATCTTTGATTGCTAGCCAACGTTGCAATATTGCAGAAAGATGAACAAGTTGGCTCTTGGATTAGCGATCTGGTAATCTGCACATTTCGTGTTTTATGTAATTTTGAAAATACGCCACTGCCGCATGTTTGGCTTCAAAATGCTCAGAGGGCGCTTTGAGTGTTCCTTGGTAATTTGGTAGTGCTCACACTGACGGCGCGGCAAAGGGGATTGTACACAACGGGAGTCAAATGTGACTTATTTGCAGAACATCTGCTCAagagttttgcaaaaaaaaaaaacttaagacGCAAATACTGTTGTATAACTGCATCCCCACTGATAAGCATATTTCTATTGTCCTACTAAAGTCCTCCACTTGTTTAccttttcagaaaaagaaatggaTGCAAACAATTCAGCTTTCGTTTCTGTTGGTTTatacttgaaatgttttgtttggacGGAAATAGATTGTATTCATCCTTTTTGGTAAATGGTCTGATGAGGGCAGCACGGTGAATTCGTGGTTTGCACATCCGCCAGCAGGGTTGCAGGGGTTTGGGTTCGGGCTGCGCATTTTCTTTTAACTAACCCGTTACATAAATTTTAGAATAAAATTAGCTCACAAGCTCACCTGCAAGCTTTGCAAAAGCCTGAtagtgatcctgatcattttagATCTGGTGTGTTGGGACGTGGAAAAACATGGTGGAAGGGGACTCTCGAGGACAGGCTTAGGCACTCCTGACCTAAACTTGGACACAGCCAATGGCGGGGTACATATGGATAAACAATCAAACGATCATTGGCACTCAAATTCACagcaaaggacaatttagagtcttcaataaaTGTAGTGTGTTTTGCTAAGTAGTAGGAAGccagaaaaaaactaaagaaaaaaacacactagCACAAAGGATAAAATGTCAACTAACCACTTGTCCAACATGTGGCGTAGATGTaattttattgaaaataaaacaatgtcacACTGTGACTTTTGTTTCCTCCAAGAGGTTTTAAGGGGTTAGCTAGCATGTGCAACCGATTGCTAAAATCTTGAATCGGTTTTCAAATGTTTCCGAAACACAAGTCAACATGGGCCCGCCTCTTCCTTCCATTTGTCCTGTTTCAAATTTAGCAAAACTGAGATTTCTTCTATCCTTCCAGAAGGAGGCGCTAGAGCTTCTAAACAAGCAAATTACCGTCAAGTGTTAAACTGCTGTTACTAATTCTTGAAACAAAACATctgaaataatgaaataaacccAGACAGGACTTTTCAGGACAACTTCATTGACAAAAAtacaacccaaaaaaaccccataacACAGCCAGTATTGTGAACGTTGAACAGATTGTTTACACATGAAGGAACCAGATAGTTTGAAGAACTCTTTTTGTGCACctgtgagaagtgagattaaaAAGTGGTCTTAACCGGATCACTGTGGTTCCCTCCCTTCGGACCTGCTCAGGCTGATCCCTTTAGCTGGCGCCAGTGTCAATGAAATCTCCCCATAAGGAGATTGCTTGGAAACCAAATATATAGTCTTGTCTCCCAAGTGCCTTCAATCGTTGACGAGAGACTTTGACACGCAAAATATGCAAGCAACAAATGTTTTGAAGCTGGGAAGCAGAATAACATGCTTGCTTGCGTAGAAAAATGGCCACTTATATATTGAACTTGTGTGAACTGTTCACCTGTGAAAAGTCTCTGACGACTGTATCCAAAGCtttttgtggccaaagcttTTTGTGGCCTAAGACTTTCGCACTCACACGTACACACGTGCGCTCACATAAGCACTAGAAGCGATTGAGTATCCTCCTCTGCTCCAGTCTCACTTTGAGTTCCGACACCAGCGCGGTGTTGACCACGTCCTGCGCTGCTAACTTCTTCTTGGGCCGTGCCGCCACGGCGGCCGAGACGGTGGGCACCACCCACTTCCTCTCCCCGGGGGcggagggcggcggcggaggcggaaGCGAGGGGGcgcggggcggcggcggaggcggaggcCAGTTGACCACGTTGCTcacgttgttgttgtggttgacGTTTTCTGCCACGTCCACGGCGTCCTGCATGTCCTCCTCGACCTGGAATTTCTCCTCGAGGTTCTCGGCTTTCCGGAAGAGGTTCTTGAAAGTCCACGCGTTTTGGTTGCGCGGCCTCCTCCTCACGCGGCGGTTGGGCATGACCCGGTTGGACTTTTTGTTGCGTAAAAAGGTGACTGTGGAGATGATGACCGTGACCATGACCATGAAGCTAATGATGCCCGCGAGCACGCCTACGATTTGCAAGGGCTTGTTTCTAttgtgaattaaaaatgatTCCAAAGTCTCCCCTTTGAGTTTGGTCTGGAAAAGAGCACAAGGAGAACGAACATCCGTTGTCACACATTCGTTGACCTTTTGACCCAGCTCATGTTCCCTCTATTTACCCATACTCACTATTTGGCAAAGGCGTTTAAAACCTCAAGATACCAAATAAGCTGCCGTAGTAGCGCCAttataaaaatatactgtacacacttCAAATTGAAACACGCCAAGTCTAGATCTCTTTTGGATATTTCAAGACAAGATCAGAGAGGTTGCCCAGGAAACCATTCCTGAGACCATTCAGCATTTCACAATGCTATTCAACATAATTTAGACACTATGCttgtcaaaaaaatacaaaataagggAACATATTGAGTCATGTTGTGCTCCTTTACAGACACCGCTCACAGCAGAACAGACCAACTATCTAAAAGTTCCAAAGAGTTTATATTTGTGCTGATGATCTCGGGGAAAGCGTCACTCATGGCCTCTTGATAATCTTTCTGATCTTGCCCTGAGGTTTGAGGCGGGACTTTTTCACAGAGTTCCAGTATATGAGAGTGGAAATGAAGATTGTGAGGGAAATGGCGAAGGTGACAGCGGTCATAAAAATCCCAAACACAGCGCCCGGGCGTTTCCTTAGTCCCAGGAAGTATGACACAAATCTGGATTTGACCTGAAAACATGACAGTGTGACACAAGAAGAGCTTCTAAGATGCCATCAAATTGGTTTCACGGTAAATTGATGCTGCTTTTGAATCCAAACATGAAATTCAAAGGTTTGAAATAttaaaggcggcccggtggtccagtggttagcacgtgggcttcacagtgcagaggtaccaggttcgattccagctccggcctccctgtgtggagtttgcatgttctccccgggcctgcgtgggttttctccgggtgctccggtttcctcccacattccaaaaacatgcgtggcaggctgattgaacactctaaattgtccctaggtgtgagtgtgagtgcgaatggttgttcgtctccgtgtgccctgcgattggctggcaaccgattcagggtgtcccccgcctactgcccggagacagctgggataggctccagcccccccgcgaccctaatgaggatcaagcggctcggaagatgaatgaatgaatgaaatattaaagAAACGTTTTGGGTTAAGGAACCAGAACTATACGCTCGCGCAGCTAGCGCACGCTAAACCATGCAAATTTAGCACGTttaatttttgttcaattggccGACAGGACAATCTATTTTAATGTCATGGATGATGGGAGATGGATATTAggagatttttgttttcttttttagaggTCCTTGGTGTAAACAGTCTCAGAACCACTGTGCTAGAATATTTCCATGCCTTTGTAGCCTTTATGTTGTGATTTCCAGCACGGCGCAGATTACATTATTGTTGCACAGTGATGTAAAAATGTGCCTACTCACTGCTTCGGTGATGTCGATCTTGACCACGGCGGTGGTGCTGAAGGACGGCTGGCCCATGTCACGGGCCTGCACCACCAATGACCAGGTGAAGTCGTTCTGCTTGGTGATGTTCTGAATGATGGCCATGGACTTGATGTACGACTTGAGGTTGATCTCGCCGGTGTCGGCGTCGATGTCAAAGATGTTGTTGTCTGGCTCGGCTTTCATAATGGCGTACTCGATCACATTGTTGGGAATCTCTGCATCGTCGTCGACGGCCTGGGATCGGAATGAATTTAGAAATTAATATTCCAACAACCGTGGGCAGCTTTTAGGGTAAGTAATGAGGCAAATAATTAAGTATGCGCTCAGTAACACCCACTAGATTAGAAAAGAAAATTGTCTCTGGCTTTTTCAATTTTTAGTAAACAGCAGAAAAACCATGCTGCCCCACCACCTTTCAAAAatggactttggacacccctgttttaggcCACGAGCGACGTAATACAAGCGTCACCTCAATTTTGACTGGTGCTCCAATCACCATGGTCTTCTCCAGGAAATTCTCATTGAAAGCAGGCGGGTGGTCGTTCAGATCCAATACGGTGACGAACACCTCAGCCAGGCCGTACTTTTCCTCTGAGTCTTCCGCCTTCACGTAAAAGTTGTACTTGGACCGTACCTCTGCATCCAGGATGGCCCACGGCTGCGTGTAGATGATCCCAGTAACAGGCTGGATAAAGAACCTGAAAACACACCACGTTTTAGAAATCCAAGCCATTCCAATGAAATTTAGTTGAAGGGTGGAACATTCTATCAATCTCGTCCGCTAAGCATCTAGATAGTTAGCCAGGCCCACGGCTGCGTGTAGATGATCCCAGTGGAAGGCTGGATAAAGAACCTGAAAACACACCACGTTTTAAAAATCCAAGCCATTCCAATGAAATTTAGTTGAGGGGTGGAACATTCTATCAATCTCGTCCGCTAAGCATCTAGATAGTTAGCCAGGCATCTAGCTACTTAGTGAAATCGCTAGATAGCAGtgagctaggtagctagctagatggatggatggctagatagctagctagctcgctagagGGATGGCCAGATAGCTAGCTACTTCGCTAGATAGATAACTagctagacagacagacagacagaagtaACTGAGTACTGTAGCTACACATTTTGAATAGTCAACCCATTAAACGGTTAAATCTCAGCAAGAAATTAAAAggctgtctaaaaaaaaaaaaaaaatccagtccaTTTAAGTAAAATATTTAACTGAGGTGGATTGCCTTATTTGTCCCAAAGGTACAACAGTATATATTTTATCAAGAACTTTCTAACCTTGACATGCAACAGTAACCCTCCTGATTTGGATTGAGATGGATGTGTTTAGTCACTCTCGGGTGACTCTGGGAGAGTGGTTCGAAGTAAACAGTCTATTTTCACCCCGTATCCCATTAAAGGATTAACAAGGGCAAGCGACAGGTGAGCAATGATTTCATGATCTCTTCCACAAGTCAAGTCTTTTACAGGAAAGCGATAAGTTATTTTTGGAGAACATTCTTTGAAAAGACTGTGTCATGACTTTGTCGTAACGGACACTCACTGAAATGCTCCAAACATTTCAACCACTGCTACTGTCTCGGCAAGATTAAGGAACATAGGCTGGGATCACTCTGACATCCAGCGCGAAAAGTGACTCCAATTGAGCCTGGATTTTCTGGCATTTTCCATAGTTGCATGTACAGGAAATGAGTTGTGATATTAAAACAAATCTGCAGCAATCATTGGCTGTGACTCGGAGCCAGACATGTCGCTGTTCTGCCCCTGATATCAAACAATCATATTACCCATAAGctgtccaaaataaaacattttatttctacTCATTCCTAGAATTCTCATTATACTTACAAGTCAGCCCCAGATCCATAGATGGAGTACTTCACATCACCCCATGGTCCTGAGTCTGGGTCTATTGCCTAAAGAACAACATTTCTACTTAGAAAATAACCATTTTAATTCAGCGCTACACGGGTTTGTCACAAGGAGAAGCGTGTTGCTGTCATTATCATGGAGGACATGGGACAACCTGCTAGCGTGATCTATAATTGGTGGAGCCGATCTTATATTTAACcaattcagggacagcggttactacagtgaacagcttatcatgtgatcacgttacatggtgcatgaaagggttaactctGTTACTGACATATTTTGAGAAGAAATTAATCTATCGATTATTGCATCGATTAATTAATCTCTGCTGGGCCAACAAACACGCTATACAATTGCCCGGCAAGCTGACTGAATCAGAATATGACAAAAACTTGCAGTGTTTTTCATTAGTAACATGAGTTTTGGTCACAGAACGATTTGAAGTCACGTCACCACTCTATAGTGTTTctgcagaccaaaaaaaatgaagcgggCGTTGACGGGTCAGGGACACGATGTTGCGGTTCGAAAAAGAAAGCTTGTTTGATGTCATCATCACATCATCATGTCATCAGCTAATCTGTTGCATCAGTGAGGCCTGTTCACTGTCTCCGTGTGTACAAGGTCACTTGTCGGCTGTTCTTTTATCTGATTGAAATTGCCCGGGATCAAGGCAGCGAGCCTTTGCTGGTGTTCACGCAACGGGAGGATTTACCAGTGCCGCTCTGAACTCAGGCAGCGTTCATGTGAAGGACGACTGAATGACAAAAGTCAGAAAATCTGCGTCTAGGATCAATCAGCCAGGTGGCGCTTCAATAACATTCACGAAGAGCTAACTTTGCCTTCAAATTAGTCCAGAACACAGTACGTCTGCAGATATTTTGTCCAGCTTTCAGAAAAaagggagagaggaaaaaaaacctgggAATTTAGTGttacacaacaaaatgaaagtgaTAGCCATCTGGCAGCTTCCCTCGACTAGCTTTTATCTACATGTTTTCACATATTATCCCTACCTCAGCACCAAAAATTCTACATTTAGGGAATTAAAGCCTCTTTCTGGCATTTTGTTCAAATCGAGCATTCCTCTTGAGCTTGCGGTGACGTACGCTGATGCGGGTGTATTTTTAGACGGGATGATGGGCAACTCACCAGGACGGACACAACGTTCGAACCGCCTGGTGAATTCTCCGGAATCCTGGCGATGTAGTAGTCCGAGGAGAATTTCGGTGCGTTGTCATTGGTGTCCAACAGATGGATGATGATGTCGGCCGTGGAGCTGAACCTCTCTGGTGTATCGATCTCGACGGCAAGTAGCTGAAAGagacaaagcataaaaatgatgatCATGGATACTGCGGGGGAAAATGGTCGCTTGTCCGTCGTAACGCGCACACCTTATACGTGAGGAAGTGATGTTTCTCATAATCCATGGCTGCCGAGTCCTCCACCAGGATTGTGACTTGGGCCTCGTTCAGTACCGTCTGTGGGACCACCCGTAGCATTCCTCCCGGTC containing:
- the cdhr1a gene encoding cadherin-related family member 1 isoform X1; this translates as MKHVRIAHLPLLFAFFRVCSAQADFAPYFFDNGPYSNNGNMALFSLSEDTPVGTQIYCLNGTDPEGQEVSYGLSFDPGSKEYFRVNPKTGNITLVQKLDREKQDSLDVMVSITDGKSKVVERVTIFVMDTNDEKPEFKNMPAIIDVLETTESGHSIFKAQAVDKDTGSGGSVNYYLLNAQSSLFAIDRHSGVIRIKLEETLDYEKTKTHFVIVIAKDGGGTYNGKEQFLSSSATLTINVLDAQDTPPSFIGTPYFGYVYEVSLPGSEIYTVVARDGDVGNSNPIRYSFEEGDDGVFSINETTGRITLLTQPMFLRRELFNIKVKASEISPEGRLLDYSVTTVVIRVVDLNNNPPTFYGENGTQSTFELTMYEHPPEGEILRGLKITVNDSDQGANAKFNLRLIGPGGMLRVVPQTVLNEAQVTILVEDSAAMDYEKHHFLTYKLLAVEIDTPERFSSTADIIIHLLDTNDNAPKFSSDYYIARIPENSPGGSNVVSVLAIDPDSGPWGDVKYSIYGSGADLFFIQPVTGIIYTQPWAILDAEVRSKYNFYVKAEDSEEKYGLAEVFVTVLDLNDHPPAFNENFLEKTMVIGAPVKIEAVDDDAEIPNNVIEYAIMKAEPDNNIFDIDADTGEINLKSYIKSMAIIQNITKQNDFTWSLVVQARDMGQPSFSTTAVVKIDITEATKLKGETLESFLIHNRNKPLQIVGVLAGIISFMVMVTVIISTVTFLRNKKSNRVMPNRRVRRRPRNQNAWTFKNLFRKAENLEEKFQVEEDMQDAVDVAENVNHNNNVSNVVNWPPPPPPPRAPSLPPPPPPSAPGERKWVVPTVSAAVAARPKKKLAAQDVVNTALVSELKVRLEQRRILNRF